Proteins encoded within one genomic window of Gambusia affinis linkage group LG09, SWU_Gaff_1.0, whole genome shotgun sequence:
- the LOC122837314 gene encoding glutamine amidotransferase-like class 1 domain-containing protein 3A, mitochondrial — MAKRVAVILSGCGIYDGTEIHEASAVLVHLSRAGAKVKMFAPDGDQMHVVNHCEGKPTEEKRNILQESARIARGDVTDLAKLDVSAFDAAIIPGGFGVAKNLSDWALKNKSCTVQPQLEKIIKDFHKAGKPLGMCCISPVLAAKLLPGCELTVGQDKECEKWPFAQTAGALKDMGCKHVNKDVDEAHVDVKNKLVTTSAFMCNAPFHKVFDGIGVMVQETLKLA, encoded by the exons ATGGCGAAGCGTGTTGCAGTTATTCTGTCTGGCTGTGGCATCTATGACGGCACAGAGATCCACGAGGCCTCTGCCGTCCTGGTCCATCTGAGTCGTGCTGGAGCAAAA GTCAAGATGTTTGCCCCCGACGGAGATCAGATGCACGTTGTAAATCACTGCGAGGGGAAACCTACTGAGGAAAAGAGGAACATCCTGCAGGAAAGCGCTCGTATCGCTAGGGGGGACGTGACTGATCTGGCCAAGCTGGATGTCTCAGCGTTTGACGCTGCCATCATTCCAG GAGGGTTTGGTGTGGCTAAGAACCTGAGCGACTGGGCTTTAAAGAACAAGAGCTGCACCGTCCAGCCACAACTGGAGAAGATCATCAAGGATTTCCACAAAGCAGGAAAGCCTCTGGGCATGTGCTGCATTTCCCCTGTCCTGGCTGCAAAGCTGCTGCCCGGCTGTGAGCTCACCGTGGGGCAGGACAAAGAGTGTGAAAA GTGGCCGTTTGCTCAGACGGCTGGAGCTCTGAAGGACATGGGCTGCAAACACGTGAACAAAGACGTGGATGAAGCTCACGTTGATGTCAAGAACAAGCTGGTCACCACCTCTGCCTTTATGTGCAACGCTCCCTTTCACAAAGTGTTTGATGGAATCGGCGTCATGGTTCAAGAAACCCTGAAACTTGCCTAA
- the si:ch211-153b23.7 gene encoding TNFAIP3-interacting protein 3 isoform X5 gives MGYRLLSTDEQVTLITESLTVTSTDQEKLLLLNKNTELRRVNKELMKLNEDWDQVYRSATLGLQRRLEALEQENGAIKQLNNQLLLKVEQQQSAKEYYEQSLMTELKKNQELQEYVRLLENKIHRPEKDISSVKQGAFSAASCPSSGQISRHTPSTISFLVSPSSEAGYKAKGPTITSLGTLGNSQQEVNDLKEQLDALRCQTEIYEAEYQTEHNDHKHTLQENRRLRKKREEMRQQVALLQEQLKIYEDDFRRERSDKQVLQRLLSQKTSQNKDAVLVHRCNNEQQLLEGEKRAQSGEKKKQHHPLCPKHPNRDKESS, from the exons ATGGGTTACAGACTGTTGTCCACAGATGAACAGGTCACTTTGATCACCGAGAGTCTGACAGTCACCTCCACTGACCAGGAGAAATTACTGCtgctcaacaaaaacacagagctcCGCAGAGTGAACAAAGAG CTGATGAAGCTTAACGAGGACTGGGACCAGGTTTACCGGAGCGCCACACTGGGTCTGCAGCGGAGACTGGAAGCTTTGGAGCAGGAAAACGGCGCCATTAAACAGCTGAACAACCAACTGCTCCTCAAAGTTGAACAGCAACAA AGTGCGAAGGAGTATTATGAACAATCACTTATGACGGAGCTGAAGAAAAACCAGGAGTTGCAAGAATATGTCAGGTTGTTGGAGAACAAAATTCACCGCCCAGAGAAAGACATTTCATCTGTCAAGCAG GGAGCCTTTAGTGCTGCATCATGTCCCTCCAGTGGTCAAATTTCCAGACACACCCCATCCACCATCTCTTTCCTAGTTTCTCCCTCCTCAGAGGCAGGATACAAGGCAAAGGGACCAACGATTACATCACTGGGAACTCTGGGAAACTCACAGCAGGAAGTAAACGATTTAAAAGAGCAGCTGGACGCACTTAGATGTCAG ACTGAAATTTATGAGGCAGAATATCAGACAGAGCACAACGACCACAAGCACACACTGCAGGAGAACCGAAGGCTCAGGAAGAAGAGGGAGGAGATGCGCCAACAGGTTGCACTGCTGCAGGAGCAG CTCAAGATCTACGAGGACGACTTCAGGCGGGAGCGGTCCGATAAACAGGTGCTGCAGCGACTGTTGTCGCAGAAGACCTCCCAGAACAAGGACGCCGTGCTCGTCCACCGCTGCAATaatgagcagcagctcctggagGGAGAGAAGAGAGCACAAAgcggggagaaaaaaaagcagcaccACCCACTCTGCCCGAAGCATCCCAACAGGGACAAGGAGTCCAGCTAA
- the si:ch211-153b23.7 gene encoding TNFAIP3-interacting protein 1 isoform X2, whose amino-acid sequence MMRSSWITHLLITPCNEVRSENASPMGYRLLSTDEQVTLITESLTVTSTDQEKLLLLNKNTELRRVNKELMKLNEDWDQVYRSATLGLQRRLEALEQENGAIKQLNNQLLLKVEQQQSAKEYYEQSLMTELKKNQELQEYVRLLENKIHRPEKDISSVKQGAFSAASCPSSGQISRHTPSTISFLVSPSSEAGYKAKGPTITSLGTLGNSQQEVNDLKEQLDALRCQTEIYEAEYQTEHNDHKHTLQENRRLRKKREEMRQQVALLQEQLKIYEDDFRRERSDKQVLQRLLSQKTSQNKDAVLVHRCNNEQQLLEGEKRAQSGEKKKQHHPLCPKHPNRDKESS is encoded by the exons ATGATGAGATCCAGCTGGATAACACACCTGTTGATCACACCCTGTAATGAAGTAAG GTCAGAAAATGCAAGCCCGATGGGTTACAGACTGTTGTCCACAGATGAACAGGTCACTTTGATCACCGAGAGTCTGACAGTCACCTCCACTGACCAGGAGAAATTACTGCtgctcaacaaaaacacagagctcCGCAGAGTGAACAAAGAG CTGATGAAGCTTAACGAGGACTGGGACCAGGTTTACCGGAGCGCCACACTGGGTCTGCAGCGGAGACTGGAAGCTTTGGAGCAGGAAAACGGCGCCATTAAACAGCTGAACAACCAACTGCTCCTCAAAGTTGAACAGCAACAA AGTGCGAAGGAGTATTATGAACAATCACTTATGACGGAGCTGAAGAAAAACCAGGAGTTGCAAGAATATGTCAGGTTGTTGGAGAACAAAATTCACCGCCCAGAGAAAGACATTTCATCTGTCAAGCAG GGAGCCTTTAGTGCTGCATCATGTCCCTCCAGTGGTCAAATTTCCAGACACACCCCATCCACCATCTCTTTCCTAGTTTCTCCCTCCTCAGAGGCAGGATACAAGGCAAAGGGACCAACGATTACATCACTGGGAACTCTGGGAAACTCACAGCAGGAAGTAAACGATTTAAAAGAGCAGCTGGACGCACTTAGATGTCAG ACTGAAATTTATGAGGCAGAATATCAGACAGAGCACAACGACCACAAGCACACACTGCAGGAGAACCGAAGGCTCAGGAAGAAGAGGGAGGAGATGCGCCAACAGGTTGCACTGCTGCAGGAGCAG CTCAAGATCTACGAGGACGACTTCAGGCGGGAGCGGTCCGATAAACAGGTGCTGCAGCGACTGTTGTCGCAGAAGACCTCCCAGAACAAGGACGCCGTGCTCGTCCACCGCTGCAATaatgagcagcagctcctggagGGAGAGAAGAGAGCACAAAgcggggagaaaaaaaagcagcaccACCCACTCTGCCCGAAGCATCCCAACAGGGACAAGGAGTCCAGCTAA
- the si:ch211-153b23.7 gene encoding TNFAIP3-interacting protein 1 isoform X3: MSAGTGKPLRSENASPMGYRLLSTDEQVTLITESLTVTSTDQEKLLLLNKNTELRRVNKELMKLNEDWDQVYRSATLGLQRRLEALEQENGAIKQLNNQLLLKVEQQQSAKEYYEQSLMTELKKNQELQEYVRLLENKIHRPEKDISSVKQGAFSAASCPSSGQISRHTPSTISFLVSPSSEAGYKAKGPTITSLGTLGNSQQEVNDLKEQLDALRCQTEIYEAEYQTEHNDHKHTLQENRRLRKKREEMRQQVALLQEQLKIYEDDFRRERSDKQVLQRLLSQKTSQNKDAVLVHRCNNEQQLLEGEKRAQSGEKKKQHHPLCPKHPNRDKESS; the protein is encoded by the exons ATGTCAGCTGGAACAGGCAAACCTCTAAG GTCAGAAAATGCAAGCCCGATGGGTTACAGACTGTTGTCCACAGATGAACAGGTCACTTTGATCACCGAGAGTCTGACAGTCACCTCCACTGACCAGGAGAAATTACTGCtgctcaacaaaaacacagagctcCGCAGAGTGAACAAAGAG CTGATGAAGCTTAACGAGGACTGGGACCAGGTTTACCGGAGCGCCACACTGGGTCTGCAGCGGAGACTGGAAGCTTTGGAGCAGGAAAACGGCGCCATTAAACAGCTGAACAACCAACTGCTCCTCAAAGTTGAACAGCAACAA AGTGCGAAGGAGTATTATGAACAATCACTTATGACGGAGCTGAAGAAAAACCAGGAGTTGCAAGAATATGTCAGGTTGTTGGAGAACAAAATTCACCGCCCAGAGAAAGACATTTCATCTGTCAAGCAG GGAGCCTTTAGTGCTGCATCATGTCCCTCCAGTGGTCAAATTTCCAGACACACCCCATCCACCATCTCTTTCCTAGTTTCTCCCTCCTCAGAGGCAGGATACAAGGCAAAGGGACCAACGATTACATCACTGGGAACTCTGGGAAACTCACAGCAGGAAGTAAACGATTTAAAAGAGCAGCTGGACGCACTTAGATGTCAG ACTGAAATTTATGAGGCAGAATATCAGACAGAGCACAACGACCACAAGCACACACTGCAGGAGAACCGAAGGCTCAGGAAGAAGAGGGAGGAGATGCGCCAACAGGTTGCACTGCTGCAGGAGCAG CTCAAGATCTACGAGGACGACTTCAGGCGGGAGCGGTCCGATAAACAGGTGCTGCAGCGACTGTTGTCGCAGAAGACCTCCCAGAACAAGGACGCCGTGCTCGTCCACCGCTGCAATaatgagcagcagctcctggagGGAGAGAAGAGAGCACAAAgcggggagaaaaaaaagcagcaccACCCACTCTGCCCGAAGCATCCCAACAGGGACAAGGAGTCCAGCTAA
- the si:ch211-153b23.7 gene encoding TNFAIP3-interacting protein 3 isoform X1 — protein MLLPPHAEPGVGERRASTKTCARTLEMSSVMDADVLSLSSSSSFPTSSAAAVAGTQQEESAKDDGSLPQSPEEHISTKELWSENASPMGYRLLSTDEQVTLITESLTVTSTDQEKLLLLNKNTELRRVNKELMKLNEDWDQVYRSATLGLQRRLEALEQENGAIKQLNNQLLLKVEQQQSAKEYYEQSLMTELKKNQELQEYVRLLENKIHRPEKDISSVKQGAFSAASCPSSGQISRHTPSTISFLVSPSSEAGYKAKGPTITSLGTLGNSQQEVNDLKEQLDALRCQTEIYEAEYQTEHNDHKHTLQENRRLRKKREEMRQQVALLQEQLKIYEDDFRRERSDKQVLQRLLSQKTSQNKDAVLVHRCNNEQQLLEGEKRAQSGEKKKQHHPLCPKHPNRDKESS, from the exons ATGCTTTTACCACCACATGCCGAGCCAGGAGTTGGTGAAAGAAGGGCTTCAACGAAGACTTGCGCAAGGACTTTAGAAATGTCGTCGGTCATGGACGCAGACGTGTTGTCattgtcgtcttcttcgtcatTTCCAACCTCATCAGCAGCAGCCGTGGCAGGAACGCAGCAAGAAGAGTCAGCTAAGGATGATGGCAGTCTTCCTCAGAGCCCAGAAGAACACATATCTACTAAAGAACTATG GTCAGAAAATGCAAGCCCGATGGGTTACAGACTGTTGTCCACAGATGAACAGGTCACTTTGATCACCGAGAGTCTGACAGTCACCTCCACTGACCAGGAGAAATTACTGCtgctcaacaaaaacacagagctcCGCAGAGTGAACAAAGAG CTGATGAAGCTTAACGAGGACTGGGACCAGGTTTACCGGAGCGCCACACTGGGTCTGCAGCGGAGACTGGAAGCTTTGGAGCAGGAAAACGGCGCCATTAAACAGCTGAACAACCAACTGCTCCTCAAAGTTGAACAGCAACAA AGTGCGAAGGAGTATTATGAACAATCACTTATGACGGAGCTGAAGAAAAACCAGGAGTTGCAAGAATATGTCAGGTTGTTGGAGAACAAAATTCACCGCCCAGAGAAAGACATTTCATCTGTCAAGCAG GGAGCCTTTAGTGCTGCATCATGTCCCTCCAGTGGTCAAATTTCCAGACACACCCCATCCACCATCTCTTTCCTAGTTTCTCCCTCCTCAGAGGCAGGATACAAGGCAAAGGGACCAACGATTACATCACTGGGAACTCTGGGAAACTCACAGCAGGAAGTAAACGATTTAAAAGAGCAGCTGGACGCACTTAGATGTCAG ACTGAAATTTATGAGGCAGAATATCAGACAGAGCACAACGACCACAAGCACACACTGCAGGAGAACCGAAGGCTCAGGAAGAAGAGGGAGGAGATGCGCCAACAGGTTGCACTGCTGCAGGAGCAG CTCAAGATCTACGAGGACGACTTCAGGCGGGAGCGGTCCGATAAACAGGTGCTGCAGCGACTGTTGTCGCAGAAGACCTCCCAGAACAAGGACGCCGTGCTCGTCCACCGCTGCAATaatgagcagcagctcctggagGGAGAGAAGAGAGCACAAAgcggggagaaaaaaaagcagcaccACCCACTCTGCCCGAAGCATCCCAACAGGGACAAGGAGTCCAGCTAA
- the si:ch211-153b23.7 gene encoding TNFAIP3-interacting protein 3 isoform X4: protein MKSENASPMGYRLLSTDEQVTLITESLTVTSTDQEKLLLLNKNTELRRVNKELMKLNEDWDQVYRSATLGLQRRLEALEQENGAIKQLNNQLLLKVEQQQSAKEYYEQSLMTELKKNQELQEYVRLLENKIHRPEKDISSVKQGAFSAASCPSSGQISRHTPSTISFLVSPSSEAGYKAKGPTITSLGTLGNSQQEVNDLKEQLDALRCQTEIYEAEYQTEHNDHKHTLQENRRLRKKREEMRQQVALLQEQLKIYEDDFRRERSDKQVLQRLLSQKTSQNKDAVLVHRCNNEQQLLEGEKRAQSGEKKKQHHPLCPKHPNRDKESS from the exons ATGAA GTCAGAAAATGCAAGCCCGATGGGTTACAGACTGTTGTCCACAGATGAACAGGTCACTTTGATCACCGAGAGTCTGACAGTCACCTCCACTGACCAGGAGAAATTACTGCtgctcaacaaaaacacagagctcCGCAGAGTGAACAAAGAG CTGATGAAGCTTAACGAGGACTGGGACCAGGTTTACCGGAGCGCCACACTGGGTCTGCAGCGGAGACTGGAAGCTTTGGAGCAGGAAAACGGCGCCATTAAACAGCTGAACAACCAACTGCTCCTCAAAGTTGAACAGCAACAA AGTGCGAAGGAGTATTATGAACAATCACTTATGACGGAGCTGAAGAAAAACCAGGAGTTGCAAGAATATGTCAGGTTGTTGGAGAACAAAATTCACCGCCCAGAGAAAGACATTTCATCTGTCAAGCAG GGAGCCTTTAGTGCTGCATCATGTCCCTCCAGTGGTCAAATTTCCAGACACACCCCATCCACCATCTCTTTCCTAGTTTCTCCCTCCTCAGAGGCAGGATACAAGGCAAAGGGACCAACGATTACATCACTGGGAACTCTGGGAAACTCACAGCAGGAAGTAAACGATTTAAAAGAGCAGCTGGACGCACTTAGATGTCAG ACTGAAATTTATGAGGCAGAATATCAGACAGAGCACAACGACCACAAGCACACACTGCAGGAGAACCGAAGGCTCAGGAAGAAGAGGGAGGAGATGCGCCAACAGGTTGCACTGCTGCAGGAGCAG CTCAAGATCTACGAGGACGACTTCAGGCGGGAGCGGTCCGATAAACAGGTGCTGCAGCGACTGTTGTCGCAGAAGACCTCCCAGAACAAGGACGCCGTGCTCGTCCACCGCTGCAATaatgagcagcagctcctggagGGAGAGAAGAGAGCACAAAgcggggagaaaaaaaagcagcaccACCCACTCTGCCCGAAGCATCCCAACAGGGACAAGGAGTCCAGCTAA